Proteins encoded in a region of the Uloborus diversus isolate 005 chromosome 1, Udiv.v.3.1, whole genome shotgun sequence genome:
- the LOC129234241 gene encoding fibroin heavy chain-like isoform X14 — protein MQWSTYLALFFAVFCAQSYSALGQGASVWSSPQMAENFMNGFSVALSQAGAFSGQEMKDFDDVRDIMNSAMDKMIRSGKSGRGAMRAMNAAFGSAIAEIVAANGGKEYQIGAVLDAVTNTLLQLTGNVDNGFLNEISRLITLFSSVEANDVSASAGADASGSSGPVGGYSSGAGAAVGQGTAQAVGYGGGAQGVASSAAAGATNYAQGVSTGSTQNVATSTVTTTTNVAGSTATGYNTGYGIGAAAGAAAGASSGYGTGYGTGAGAGAGAGSGAGYGAGAGAGAGSGAGYGAGAGAGAGSGYGAGAGAGAGSGYGAGAGAGAGAGSGYGAGAGAGAASGAGYGAGAGAGAGTGYGAGAGAGAASGAGYGAGAGSGYGAGAGAGAGSGYGAGAGAGAGAGAGSGYGAGAGAGAGSGYGAGAGAGAGAGSGYGAGAGAGAGSGYGAGAGAGAGSGYSTGAGYSAGAASAGSSSSTQVTTQQTVTSQASAAGAGYGVGAGAGAGAGAGAGYGAGAEAGYGAGSGARAGAGAGAGYGSGAGAGAGSGYGSSAGAGAGAGAGAGAGYGAGAGAGSGAGYGAGAGAGSGAGYGAGAGAGSGYGAGAGAGAGSGYGAGAGAGAGSGYGAGAGAGAGAGAGSGYGAGAGARAGAGAGTGAGYGSGYGASSGSGAGAAAGSGAAAGAGYGTGAGYSTGAASAGSSSSTQVITQQTVTSGASGAASGYSASSGVAAGAGVGSGYGAGSGAGAAAGARAGSGYGAGAGAGAGSGFGAGAGAGAGSGYGVGAGAGAGSGYGVGAGAAAGSGYGAGAGAGAGSGYGAGAGSGYGQGAGASAGAAAAGAGAGYGGQAGYGQGAGASAGAAAGAGAGYGGQAGYGQGAGASAGAAAAGAGAGYGGQAGYGQGAGASAGAAAAAAGAGYGGQAGYGQGAGASAGAAAAGAGAGRQAGYGQGAGASAGAAAAGAGAGSRAGYGQGAGATSGAAAAAGAGAGYGGQAGYGQGAGASAGAAAAGAGAGRQAGYGQGAGASAGAAAAAGAGAGYGGQAGYGQGAGAAAGTAAAGAGAGRQAGYGQGAGASAGAAAAGASAGYGGQAGYGQGAGASSGAAAAAGAGAGRQAGYGQGAGASAGAAAAGAGAGYGGQAGYGQGAGASALAAAAAGAGAGYGGQAGYGQGAGASAGAAAAGAGAGRQAGYGQGAGASAGAAAAGAGAGRQAGYGQGAGASAGAAAAAVAGAGYGGQAGYGQGAGASSGAAAAAGAGAGRQAGYGQGAGASAGAAAAAGAGAGYGGQAGYGQGAGASAGAAAAGAGAGRQAGYGQGAGASAGAAAAAGAGAGYGGQAGYGQGAGASSGAAAAAGAGAGYGGQAGYGQGAGASAGAAAAGAAAGRQASYGQGAGASAGAAAAGAGAGYGSQAGYGQGAGASAGAAAAGAGAGRQAGYGQGAGASAGAAAAGAGAGRQAGYGQGAGASAGAAGAGAGYGGQAGYGQGAGASAGAAAAGAAAGRQAGYGQGAGASAGAAAAGAGAGYGGQAGYGQGAGASAGAAAAGAGAGRQAGYGQGAGASAGAAAAGAGAGYGGQAGYGQGAGASAGAAAAGAAAGRQAGYGQGAGASAGAAAAGAGAGYGGQAGYRQGTGAAASAAAASAGAASSQVVSRTTTTTSQSAAGGAASGYSTGVGSGAVATASGAGYGGQSGYGTGAGAAAGAAASGAGAGYGGQAGYGQGAGASAAATASAASNRIVSAPAVNRMSAASSTLVSNGAFNVGALGSTISNMAAQIQASSQGLSSAEATVQALLEVISVLTHMLSSANIGYVDFSRVGDSASAVSQSMAYAG, from the exons ATGCAGTGGTCAACTTACCTTGCCTTATTCTTCGCTGTTTTTTGCGCCCAGAGCTACTCAGCTCTGGGGCAAGGAGCCTCAGTATGGTCAAGCCCCCAAATGGCCGAGAACTTCATGAACGGCTTCTCCGTTGCACTTTCGCAAGCTGGAGCATTCAGTGGGCAGGAGATGAAAGACTTCGATGATGTCAGAGATATCATGAACTCTGCAATGGACAAGATGATAAGGTCCGGGAAAAGTGGCCGTGGCGCGATGAGGGCCATGAACGCAGCGTTCGGCTCAGCTATTGCAGAAATCGTTGCTGCTAACGGCGGAAAAGAATACCAAATAGGCGCAGTTCTAGATGCAGTTACTAATACTCTTCTACAGCTGACCGGAAATGTTGATAACGGTTTTCTCAATGAAATCAGTCGACTCATCACGCTATTTAGCAGTGTAGAAGCAAACGACGTATCAGCATCTGCGGGGGCAGATGCATCCGGAAGTTCAGGTCCAGTAGGTGGATACTCATCCGGAGCAGGAGCAGCAGTTGGACAGGGAACAGCTCAGGCTGTAGGATACGGAGGAGGAGCACAAGGAGTTGCATCAAGTGCTGCTGCCGGAGCAACAAATTATGCTCAAGGCGTGTCTACCGGAAGTACACAAAATGTCGCAACTTCCACTGTCACAACAACAACAAATGTTGCAGGTTCAACTGCAACAGGATACAACACCGGATATGGAATTGGTGCAGCAGCAGGAGCAGCCGCTGGCGCAAGCTCTGGATACGGAACAGGCTATGGAACCGGAGCTGGAGCAGGTGCTGGTGCTGGTTCAGGCGCTGGTTATGGTGCTGGTGCAGGAGCGGGAGCTGGTTCAGGCGCTGGTTATGGTGCCGGTGCAGGAGCAGGTGCAGGTTCTGGATACGGTGCTGGTGCAGGAGCTGGAGCAGGATCTGGTTATGGCGCGGGTGCAGGAGCAGGAGCCGGAGCAGGATCTGGTTACGGCGCTGGTGCAGGAGCTGGAGCCGCTTCAGGTGCTGGTTATGGAGCTGGTGCAGGAGCAGGTGCAGGTACTGGATACGGTGCTGGTGCAGGAGCAGGAGCTGCTTCAGGTGCTGGTTATGGAGCTGGTGCAGGTTCTGGATACGGTGCTGGTGCAGGAGCTGGAGCAGGATCTGGTTATGGCGCGGGTGCAGGAGCAGGAGCAGGAGCCGGAGCAGGATCTGGTTACGGCGCTGGTGCAGGAGCTGGAGCAGGATCTGGTTACGGCGCTGGAGCGGGAGCAGGAGCTGGAGCAGGATCTGGATACGGCGCTGGTGCAGGAGCAGGTGCAGGATCTGGTTACGGTGCTGGTGCAGGAGCTGGAGCAGGATCTGGCTACAGTACTGGAGCAGGATATTCTGCAGGTGCTGCGTCAGCTGGCAGCAGTTCGAGCACTCAAGTAACAACTCAACAAACTGTTACATCACAGGCTTCTGCAGCAGGAGCTGGATACGGAGTTGGCGCAGGAGCTGGAGCTGGAGCTGGAGCAGGAGCTGGCTACGGTGCAGGTGCCGAAGCTGGTTATGGTGCTGGTTCAGGAGCTCGTGCAGGAGCCGGCGCAGGGGCTGGGTATGGCAGTGGAGCAGGAGCTGGTGCAGGATCTGGTTACGGCAGTAGTGCAGGAGCGGGAGCTGGGGCTGGTGCTGGAGCTGGTGCCGGCTACGGTGCTGGTGCTGGAGCAGGATCTGGTGCCGGCTACGGTGCTGGTGCTGGAGCAGGATCTGGTGCCGGCTACGGTGCTGGTGCTGGAGCAGGATCTGGTTACGGTGCTGGTGCAGGAGCTGGAGCAGGATCTGGTTACGGCGCTGGTGCAGGAGCTGGAGCAGGTTCTGGCTACGGTGCTGGTGCAGGAGCAGGAGCTGGCGCAGGAGCAGGATCTGGTTACGGCGCTGGTGCTGGAGCTAGAGCTGGGGCTGGAGCTGGGACTGGTGCTGGCTACGGAAGTGGTTATGGAGCAAGCAGTGGATCCGGAGCTGGAGCAGCCGCAGGCTCAGGAGCTGCAGCTGGGGCTGGGTATGGTACTGGAGCAGGATATTCAACTGGCGCTGCATCGGCTGGCAGCAGTTCAAGCACTCAGGTAATAACTCAACAGACTGTTACATCTGGCGCATCTGGAGCAGCATCTGGTTACAGTGCTAGTTCAGGAGTGGCAGCAGGAGCAGGAGTGGGGTCTGGTTACGGTGCTGGTTCAGGAGCGGGAGCAGCAGCAGGAGCTAGAGCAGGATCTGGTTATGGTGCTGGAGCAGGAGCCGGAGCAGGATCTGGTTTCGGTGCAGGCGCAGGAGCAGGAGCAGGATCTGGCTACGGCGTTGGTGCAGGAGCTGGAGCAGGATCTGGGTACGGCGTAGGTGCAGGAGCTGCAGCAGGATCCGGTTACGGCGCCGGTGCAGGAGCTGGAGCAGGATCAGGTTATGGCGCTGGAGCAGGATCTGGTTATGGTCAAGGAGCCGGTGCTTCAGCAGGAGCAGCAGCAGCTGGTGCAGGCGCTGGATATGGAGGTCAAGCAGGTTATGGACAAGGAGCTGGTGCTTCAGCAGGAGCAGCAGCTGGTGCAGGTGCTGGATATGGAGGACAAGCAGGTTATGGACAAGGAGCTGGTGCTTCAGCAGGAGCAGCAGCAGCTGGTGCAGGCGCTGGATATGGAGGACAAGCAGGTTATGGACAAGGAGCCGGTGCATCAGCAGGAGCAGCAGCAGCTGCTGCAGGCGCTGGATATGGAGGACAAGCAGGTTATGGACAAGGAGCCGGCGCTTCAGCAGGAGCAGCAGCTGCTGGTGCAGGTGCTGGAAGACAAGCAGGTTACGGGCAAGGAGCTGGTGCTTCTGCAGGAGCAGCAGCTGCTGGTGCAGGTGCTGGAAGCCGAGCAGGTTACGGACAAGGAGCCGGTGCAACATCAGGAGCAGCAGCAGCAGCTGGTGCAGGCGCTGGATATGGAGGACAAGCAGGTTATGGACAAGGAGCCGGCGCTTCAGCAGGAGCAGCAGCTGCTGGTGCAGGAGCTGGAAGACAAGCAGGTTACGGACAAGGAGCCGGTGCATCAGCAGGAGCAGCAGCAGCAGCTGGTGCAGGCGCTGGATATGGAGGACAAGCAGGTTACGGACAAGGAGCCGGTGCAGCAGCAGGAACAGCAGCAGCTGGTGCAGGCGCTGGAAGACAAGCAGGTTACGGGCAAGGAGCCGGTGCATCAGCAGGAGCAGCAGCAGCTGGTGCAAGCGCTGGATATGGAGGACAAGCAGGTTATGGACAAGGAGCCGGTGCATCATCAGGAGCAGCAGCAGCAGCTGGTGCAGGCGCTGGAAGACAAGCAGGTTACGGACAAGGAGCTGGTGCATCAGCAGGAGCAGCAGCAGCTGGTGCAGGCGCTGGATATGGAGGACAAGCAGGTTATGGACAAGGAGCCGGCGCTTCAGCATTAGCAGCAGCAGCAGCTGGTGCAGGCGCTGGATATGGAGGACAAGCAGGTTATGGACAAGGAGCCGGCGCTTCAGCAGGAGCAGCAGCTGCTGGTGCAGGTGCTGGAAGACAAGCAGGTTACGGGCAAGGAGCTGGTGCTTCAGCAGGAGCAGCAGCTGCTGGTGCAGGTGCTGGAAGACAAGCAGGTTACGGACAAGGAGCCGGTGCATCAGCAGGAGCAGCAGCAGCAGCTGTTGCAGGCGCTGGATATGGAGGACAAGCAGGTTATGGGCAAGGAGCCGGTGCATCATCAGGAGCAGCAGCAGCAGCTGGTGCAGGCGCTGGAAGACAAGCAG GTTACGGACAAGGAGCCGGTGCATCAGCAGGAGCAGCAGCAGCAGCTGGTGCAGGCGCTGGATATGGAGGACAAGCAGGTTATGGACAAGGAGCTGGCGCTTCAGCAGGAGCAGCAGCTGCTGGTGCAGGAGCTGGAAGACAAGCAGGTTACGGACAAGGAGCCGGTGCATCAGCAGGAGCAGCAGCAGCAGCTGGTGCAGGCGCTGGATATGGAGGACAAGCAGGTTATGGACAAGGAGCCGGTGCATCATCAGGAGCAGCAGCAGCAGCTGGTGCAGGCGCTGGATATGGGGGACAAGCAGGTTATGGACAAGGAGCCGGCGCTTCAGCAGGAGCAGCAGCTGCTGGTGCAGCCGCTGGAAGACAAGCAAGTTATGGACAAGGAGCCGGTGCATCAGCAGGAGCAGCAGCAGCTGGTGCAGGCGCTGGATACGGAAGTCAAGCAGGTTACGGACAAGGAGCCGGTGCATCAGCTGGAGCAGCAGCAGCTGGTGCAGGAGCTGGAAGACAAGCAGGTTACGGACAAGGAGCCGGTGCATCAGCAGGAGCAGCAGCAGCTGGTGCAGGCGCTGGAAGACAAGCAGGTTACGGACAAGGAGCCGGTGCATCAGCAGGAGCAGCTGGTGCTGGCGCGGGATATGGAGGACAAGCAGGTTATGGACAAGGAGCCGGCGCTTCAGCAGGAGCAGCAGCTGCTGGTGCAGCCGCTGGAAGACAAGCAGGTTATGGACAAGGAGCCGGTGCATCAGCAGGAGCAGCAGCAGCTGGTGCAGGCGCTGGATACGGAGGTCAAGCAGGTTACGGACAAGGAGCCGGTGCATCAGCTGGAGCAGCAGCAGCTGGTGCAGGAGCTGGAAGACAAGCAGGTTACGGACAAGGAGCCGGTGCATCAGCAGGAGCAGCAGCAGCTGGTGCAGGCGCTGGATATGGAGGACAAGCAGGTTATGGACAAGGCGCCGGCGCTTCAGCAGGAGCAGCAGCTGCTGGTGCAGCCGCTGGAAGACAAGCAGGTTATGGACAAGGAGCCGGTGCATCAGCAGGAGCAGCAGCAGCTGGTGCAGGCGCTGGATACGGAGGTCAAGCAGGTTACAGACAAGGAACTGGTGCTGCAGCAAGTGCCGCAGCTGCTAGTGCAGGAGCCGCTAGTTCACAAGTTGTATCCAGAACAACGACAACCACATCACAATCCGCAGCAGGAGGAGCTGCTTCTGGATATAGTACAGGAGTTGGGTCTGGAGCGGTAGCTACTGCTTCAGGTGCTGGATATGGAGGACAATCAGGATACGGAACTGGAGCAGGTGCAGCAGCAGGAGCTGCAGCTTCCGGCGCAGGAGCTGGATATGGAGGTCAAGCTGGATACGGACAAGGTGCAGGAGCCTCAGCAGCAGCAACCGCTTCAGCTGCAAGCAACCGAATTGTATCTGCTCCTGCTGTCAATCGAATGAGCGCAGCATCTTCAACTCTTGTTTCTAACGGCGCTTTTAACGTCGGTGCTCTTGGTTCAACGATTTCAAATATGGCTGCTCAGATCCAAGCTAGTTCACAAGGACTTTCTAGTGCAGAAGCAACTGTGCAAGCTCTTCTTGAAGTAATTTCGGTTCTTACCCACATGCTCAGTTCGGCAAACATTGGATACGTCGATTTCAGTCGTGTTGGAGATTCCGCATCTGCTGTCTCTCAATCAATGGCCTATGCTGGTTAA